From one Eucalyptus grandis isolate ANBG69807.140 chromosome 9, ASM1654582v1, whole genome shotgun sequence genomic stretch:
- the LOC104418591 gene encoding phosphoglycerate mutase-like protein 4 isoform X1 yields the protein MSASSSRVAAEMVCNGDAQSVSIGVNYPEIIVIRHGETDWNVEGRFQGTLDVELNENGRQQATAVGERLSKEGKISAIYSSELKRAFETANLIATACGGLEVIKDPGLRERNLGDLQGLQPHAAASVCPEAYKALLSQKTDQELPGGGESIAQVYQRCITCLRNISVKHKGQRVVAVTHGGVLQTLHVQACPNNQPVKFLNTSVNIFHLSDGDNWVFKSGVDISHLNQIDYLRTGFGGDRSSG from the exons ATGTCGGCTTCAAGCTCGAG GGTTGCTGCTGAAATGGTTTGCAATGGTGATGCTCAATCGGTTTCAATTGGGGTAAACTATCCTGAAATCATTGTCATACGTCACGGAGAAACAGACTGGAATGTTGAGGGAAGATTTCAG GGAACTCTGGATGTTGAATTGAATGAAAATGGGAGGCAGCAAGCAACTGCT GTGGGTGAAAGGCTATCCAAAGAAGGCAAAATCTCTGCAATTTACTCATCTGAATTAAAACGAGCTTTTGAGACGGCAAATCTGATTGCAACTGCTTGTGGTGGACTGGAG GTTATTAAGGATCCAGGTCTACGAGAAAGAAATCTCGGGGATCTTCAAGGCCTTCAGCCACATGCGGCAGCTAGTGTCTGTCCTGAAGCCTATAAAGCCCTTTTATCGCAGAAGACAGATCAAGAACTTCCG GGTGGTGGTGAAAGTATTGCTCAGGTTTACCAGCGCTGCATTACATGTTTACGAAACATCAGTGTGAAGCACAAAG GACAGCGAGTAGTAGCAGTCACTCATGGTGGAGTACTCCAAACGCTTCATGTGCAGGCTTGCCCAAATAACCAACCTGTGAAGTTCTTGAATACTTCCGTCAACATTTTCCACTTATCTGATGGGGACAACTGGGTCTTTAAATCCGGGGTTGATATTAGTCATCTCAACCAAATAGACTATTTGAGAACTGGGTTTGGTGGAGATAGATCTTCTGGTTAG
- the LOC104418591 gene encoding phosphoglycerate mutase-like protein 4 isoform X2 has protein sequence MSASSSRVAAEMVCNGDAQSVSIGVNYPEIIVIRHGETDWNVEGRFQVGERLSKEGKISAIYSSELKRAFETANLIATACGGLEVIKDPGLRERNLGDLQGLQPHAAASVCPEAYKALLSQKTDQELPGGGESIAQVYQRCITCLRNISVKHKGQRVVAVTHGGVLQTLHVQACPNNQPVKFLNTSVNIFHLSDGDNWVFKSGVDISHLNQIDYLRTGFGGDRSSG, from the exons ATGTCGGCTTCAAGCTCGAG GGTTGCTGCTGAAATGGTTTGCAATGGTGATGCTCAATCGGTTTCAATTGGGGTAAACTATCCTGAAATCATTGTCATACGTCACGGAGAAACAGACTGGAATGTTGAGGGAAGATTTCAG GTGGGTGAAAGGCTATCCAAAGAAGGCAAAATCTCTGCAATTTACTCATCTGAATTAAAACGAGCTTTTGAGACGGCAAATCTGATTGCAACTGCTTGTGGTGGACTGGAG GTTATTAAGGATCCAGGTCTACGAGAAAGAAATCTCGGGGATCTTCAAGGCCTTCAGCCACATGCGGCAGCTAGTGTCTGTCCTGAAGCCTATAAAGCCCTTTTATCGCAGAAGACAGATCAAGAACTTCCG GGTGGTGGTGAAAGTATTGCTCAGGTTTACCAGCGCTGCATTACATGTTTACGAAACATCAGTGTGAAGCACAAAG GACAGCGAGTAGTAGCAGTCACTCATGGTGGAGTACTCCAAACGCTTCATGTGCAGGCTTGCCCAAATAACCAACCTGTGAAGTTCTTGAATACTTCCGTCAACATTTTCCACTTATCTGATGGGGACAACTGGGTCTTTAAATCCGGGGTTGATATTAGTCATCTCAACCAAATAGACTATTTGAGAACTGGGTTTGGTGGAGATAGATCTTCTGGTTAG